From a single Drosophila sulfurigaster albostrigata strain 15112-1811.04 chromosome 3, ASM2355843v2, whole genome shotgun sequence genomic region:
- the LOC133840308 gene encoding large proline-rich protein bag6 isoform X2 has translation MLINLKVKTLDARTHEFSIDNEITIRQFKDQIAEKTNIAAENQRIIYQGRVLADDKQVKEYDVDGKVLHVAERPPFSQRGANATNNDEPQRSGFRNLSGRPAPRNMRNSPYFRALDGMLVGTMAIPVNNGALNTAGTRTPPNRFPNSSSFCINRITVALHMIDCANNIAAYLENPEVGLNNQSLDILQRGRWTMESTVVEVGVSSTDNPRNNNIIDMVQDAVNAALSRNTPGRNYTVVQLPTVYTNEAGGDPQQAANDAAAGGAGSDVGEEPTAAAAVIIEDVIVSDDEAADDIMPILGDDDEEGAAAAATQATGAGASTAATGDAANAAGYDANGANGSNVAVTGIGPRRRTRPQVLANVIQRYRTVQTRLAPFVDRYYEILEQDPAFEEAEGGEEAGQGENVARDNAQRIFDRVSEAFHYLSHAQHAISDLMLDLSQPGPRVLTCRPILVEQSGYIRSNNMFAANLPDMASPHTHPHPHQHPHAATATGSVVAIPINSPPNVANATADALRNAAQDALSAAAAAGGQANAAGGFWELSPNFVEDPVDPPNQQPSPSDLDPWRRMVGLLNMAVGGHAQAAAGTDGAAGTGTGDAATTQSGAANAAAGAGGAGGGAAATLVPNIISINLPVHLMATAMHPQGRQAPAADAGGNATAATATAASATAAATGTSEATGVAASTSGGTRSGGEQRANTLPTTATQTRSTARPQIQIGGNNNWAGRIAPTHTAFDRFLPCNSHHIREPAPLPQNNNNNTSNNNSNANTNANSARSNRRAGDIDAASIVISRLPRGQSGGTLDVSRAARRRASNSSSSSNRARSLPRLMASGGVGGFGGGARAFERNVPAAGANTNTNANANASNPPRYSRRARLIEALSMFDNMLVTNLTNRAHAALGGIADVAVTVTASVPGANASSTSSPSSSSSSSASSSSTGATTAAGADAAAASASASSSSSATQPTTGATTINASNLRAQLRRFLHHSVFEELPINEETMSTALDRALEWFNDSLLYLPQYERPEYNSRDSVCNTLRQSLRLAIELCSTNCEADAQFEQRLTQIREQFRKRLYSVLILCLGSANAELYWRQLMRLLFVPLRSNLRNEALQFLCSVIDPEIPTHTDTADAQQFLVLRNAQSTTPADAAQPFVAPPPLAFPAQQQQQSQSQTALDNDVEMADVASSSNSSSATELDKPLPDVTVGSQPWHNNFPNDWLPVITRDLQTQTEQNHPQPPYSDAYISGMSAKRRKIIQTEKPSSSVECLIASGVQRAIQSTGLSAPNGPGGGGVPVVNPDLVIGAIAHDAAVQAAYTDAVRTNARERIKQDNDYKPSKYPQIAKFTEQN, from the exons atgttaataaaccTGAAGGTGAAAACTTTAGATGCGCGCACACACGAATTCAGCATCGACAATGAg ATAACCATACGACAGTTCAAGGATCAGATAGCGGAAAAGACAAATATTGCCGCGGAAAATCAACGCATCATTTACCAGGGACGCGTGTTGGCAGATGATAAGCAGGTGAAAGAATACG atgttGATGGCAAGGTGCTGCATGTGGCCGAGCGACCGCCGTTTTCGCAACGCGGCGCCAATGCCACCAACAACGATGAACCGCAACGCAGCGGCTTTCGCAATTTATCCGGTCGACCGGCGCCACGTAATATGCGCAATTCACCGTATTTTCGAGCACTCGACGGCATGCTCGTGGGCACTATGGCCATACCCGTCAACAATGGCGCCTTGAACACCGCGGGC ACACGTACGCCACCCAATCGCTTTCCCAACTCATCGTCGTTTTGCATTAATCGCATCACCGTGGCGCTTCACATGATCGACTGTGCCAACAATATTGCCGCCTATCTGGAAAATCCCGAAGTGGGTCTCAATAATCAATCGTTGGATATCTTACAACGCGGTCGCTGGACCATGGAATCCACTGTGGTCGAGGTGGGCGTCTCATCCACCGATAATCcacgcaacaacaatatcatcGACATGGTGCAGGATGCTGTCAATGCAGCACTGTCACGAAACACACCTGGACGCAACTACACAGTTGTCCAGCTGCCCACCGTCTATACGAATGAGGCAGGCGGCGATCCGCAGCAGGCGGCaaatgatgctgctgcagGCGGCGCTGGCAGCGATGTTGGTGAGGAgcccacagcagcagctgctgtgaTCATAGAGGACGTGATTGTGTCGGATGACGAGGCAGCCGATGATATTATGCCCATTCTGggagatgatgatgaagaaggTGCCGCAGCGGCTGCAACGCAAGCAACTGGCGCTGgtgcatcaacagcagcaactggcgATGCTGCCAATGCGGCTGGCTATGATGCCAACGGCGCCAATGGCTCGAATGTGGCTGTCACTGGCATTGGACCGCGTCGTCGCACACGTCCCCAGGTGCTGGCGAATGTGATACAACGATATCGCACGGTGCAAACGCGTTTGGCGCCCTTTGTCGATCGCTACTACGAGATACTCGAACAGGATCCCGCATTTGAGGAGGCGGAAGGCGGCGAGGAGGCAGGCCAGGGCGAGAATGTGGCACGCGACAATGCACAGCGGATCTTTGATCGCGTCTCGGAGGCATTCCATTATCTCTCGCATGCCCAGCATGCCATCTCCGATCTGATGTTGGATCTGTCGCAGCCTGGACCCCGGGTGCTCACCTGTCGTCCCATTCTCGTCGAGCAGAGTGGCTACATACGCTCGAACAATATGTTTGCGGCCAATCTGCCGGACATGGCTTCACCACATACGCATCCACATCCCCATCAGCATCCGCATGCTGCGACAGCAACTGGCTCTGTGGTCGCCATTCCCATCAATTCGCCACCGAATGTCGCAAATGCAACGGCGGATGCCCTGAGGAATGCTGCACAGGATGCTTTgtctgccgccgctgctgctggtggaCAGGCGAATGCTGCTGGTGGTTTCTGGGAATTGAGTCCCAACTTTGTCGAGGATCCCGTGGATCCACCGAATCAGCAACCATCGCCCTCCGATTTGG ATCCTTGGCGGCGCATGGTGGGTCTGCTCAACATGGCAGTAGGTGGACATGCACAGGCAGCAGCTGGAACTGATGGAGCGGCTGGAACAGGAACAGGCGATGCAGCTACCACCCAGTCTGGTGCAGCAAATGCGGCAGCCGGAGCTGGCGGGGCAGGCGGAGGCGCCGCAGCGACACTTGTGCCCAACATCATCTCCATCAATTTGCCTGTGCATCTGATGGCCACCGCAATGCATCCACAGGGACGCCAAGCacctgctgctgatgctggaGGCAATGcgacagctgcaacagcaacggcagcatctgcaacggcagcggcaacgggAACAAGTGAAGCAACTGGCGTCGCGGCATCCACATCGGGTGGCACACGCAGCGGAGGCGAACAGCGGGCCAACACTTTGCCCACAACGGCGACACAGACAAGGTCGACAGCTCGGCCGCAGATACAGAttggtggcaacaacaattgggcTGGCAGAATTGCCCCCACGCACACCGCCTTCGATCGCTTCTTGCCCTGCAACAGTCATCACATTCGCGAGCCTGCTCCCTTGCcccagaacaacaacaacaacacgagcaacaacaacagcaacgcaaaTACGAATGCCAACAGCGCCAGAAGCAATCGCAGAGCCGGCGACATCGATGCGGCTTCCATTG TCATCTCACGCTTGCCACGTGGCCAGAGCGGCGGCACCTTGGATGTGTCGCGTGCGGCGCGACGTcgtgccagcaacagcagcagcagtagcaaccgAGCTCGGAGCTTGCCGAGATTGATGGCAAGCGGCGGTGTTGGTGGTTTTGGTGGTGGTGCTCGTGCTTTCGAGAGGAATGTTCCTGCTGCTGGtgcgaatacaaatacaaatgcgaatgcgaatgcgagtaATCCACCTCGGTACAGTAGACGGGCTAGATTGATAGAAGCTTTGTCCATGTTTGACAATATGTTGGTAACTAATTTGACAAATCGTGCGCATGCAGCTTTGGGTGGCATCGCTGACGTGGCCGTCACCGTCACAGCCAGTGTCCCTGGTGCCAATGCCAGCTCCACCTcttccccctcctcctcctcctcatcctcagCCTCCTCCTCATCCACAGGAGCCACAACAGCCGCCGGAGcagacgctgctgctgcctccgcCTCTgcctccagctccagttccgCAACCCAACCAACAACAGGAGCAACCACAATCAATGCGAGCAATCTGCGTGCTCAGCTCCGCCGGTTCCTTCATCACAGCGTCTTCGAGGAATTGCCCATCAATGAGGAGACGATGTCCACGGCTCTGGATCGTGCCCTCGAGTGGTTCAACGACAGTTTGCTGTATCTGCCGCAGTACGAACGACCGGAGTACAACTCCCGTGATTCTGTGTGCAACACGTTGCGTCAGAGCCTGCGTCTGGCCATCGAGCTATGCAGCACCAACTGCGAAGCGGATGCACAGTTCGAGCAGCGTCTCACACAGATTCGTGAACAGTTCCGCAAGCGGCTCTACAGCGTGCTTATCCTGTGCCTGGGCAGCGCCAATGCCGAGCTCTATTGGCGTCAGCTGATGCGGCTGCTCTTCGTGCCGCTGCGATCGA ATTTGCGCAATGAAGCCTTGCAGTTCCTGTGCAGTGTGATTGATCCCGAGATTCCAACGCACACGGACACCGCGGATGCCCAACAGTTCCTGGTGCTGCGCAATGCGCAGTCCACAACACCAGCCGATGCAGCT CAACCATTCGTTGCACCTCCACCGCTTGCCTTTCccgcacagcagcagcagcaatcgcagTCACAGACGGCGCTCGATAACGATGTGGAGATGGCCGAcgtggccagcagcagcaacagcagcagtgccACCGAACTGGACAAACCGCTGCCCGATGTCACCGTCGGCTCACAGCCCTGGCACAATAATTTCCCCAATGATTGGTTGCCCGTGATCACGCGTGACCTGCAAACCCAAACGGAG CAGAATCACCCGCAACCGCCTTACTCCGATGCCTACATATCTGGGATGTCAGCCAAGCGACGCAAAATCATTCAGACCGAGAAGCCATCGTCGAGCGTCGAATGCCTAATTGCCAGCGGTGTGCAACGTGCCATTCAAAGCACCGGATTGTCGGCACCCAATGGACCAGGTGGCGGTGGAGTGCCTGTCGTTAATCCCGATCTTGTGATTGGCGCAATTGCGCATGATGCTGCTGTCCAGGCCGCGTACACGGATGCGGTGCGAACGAATGCCCGCGAAAGGATCAAGCAGGACAACGATTATAAGCCAAGCAAATATCCGCAGATCGCCAAGTTCACAGAGCAAAA ttaa
- the LOC133840308 gene encoding large proline-rich protein bag6 isoform X8, which produces MLINLKVKTLDARTHEFSIDNEITIRQFKDQIAEKTNIAAENQRIIYQGRVLADDKQVKEYDVDGKVLHVAERPPFSQRGANATNNDEPQRSGFRNLSGRPAPRNMRNSPYFRALDGMLVGTMAIPVNNGALNTAGTRTPPNRFPNSSSFCINRITVALHMIDCANNIAAYLENPEVGLNNQSLDILQRGRWTMESTVVEVGVSSTDNPRNNNIIDMVQDAVNAALSRNTPGRNYTVVQLPTVYTNEAGGDPQQAANDAAAGGAGSDVGEEPTAAAAVIIEDVIVSDDEAADDIMPILGDDDEEGAAAAATQATGAGASTAATGDAANAAGYDANGANGSNVAVTGIGPRRRTRPQVLANVIQRYRTVQTRLAPFVDRYYEILEQDPAFEEAEGGEEAGQGENVARDNAQRIFDRVSEAFHYLSHAQHAISDLMLDLSQPGPRVLTCRPILVEQSGYIRSNNMFAANLPDMASPHTHPHPHQHPHAATATGSVVAIPINSPPNVANATADALRNAAQDALSAAAAAGGQANAAGGFWELSPNFVEDPVDPPNQQPSPSDLDPWRRMVGLLNMAVGGHAQAAAGTDGAAGTGTGDAATTQSGAANAAAGAGGAGGGAAATLVPNIISINLPVHLMATAMHPQGRQAPAADAGGNATAATATAASATAAATGTSEATGVAASTSGGTRSGGEQRANTLPTTATQTRSTARPQIQIGGNNNWAGRIAPTHTAFDRFLPCNSHHIREPAPLPQNNNNNTSNNNSNANTNANSARSNRRAGDIDAASIALGGIADVAVTVTASVPGANASSTSSPSSSSSSSASSSSTGATTAAGADAAAASASASSSSSATQPTTGATTINASNLRAQLRRFLHHSVFEELPINEETMSTALDRALEWFNDSLLYLPQYERPEYNSRDSVCNTLRQSLRLAIELCSTNCEADAQFEQRLTQIREQFRKRLYSVLILCLGSANAELYWRQLMRLLFVPLRSNLRNEALQFLCSVIDPEIPTHTDTADAQQFLVLRNAQSTTPADAAQPFVAPPPLAFPAQQQQQSQSQTALDNDVEMADVASSSNSSSATELDKPLPDVTVGSQPWHNNFPNDWLPVITRDLQTQTEQNHPQPPYSDAYISGMSAKRRKIIQTEKPSSSVECLIASGVQRAIQSTGLSAPNGPGGGGVPVVNPDLVIGAIAHDAAVQAAYTDAVRTNARERIKQDNDYKPSKYPQIAKFTEQK; this is translated from the exons atgttaataaaccTGAAGGTGAAAACTTTAGATGCGCGCACACACGAATTCAGCATCGACAATGAg ATAACCATACGACAGTTCAAGGATCAGATAGCGGAAAAGACAAATATTGCCGCGGAAAATCAACGCATCATTTACCAGGGACGCGTGTTGGCAGATGATAAGCAGGTGAAAGAATACG atgttGATGGCAAGGTGCTGCATGTGGCCGAGCGACCGCCGTTTTCGCAACGCGGCGCCAATGCCACCAACAACGATGAACCGCAACGCAGCGGCTTTCGCAATTTATCCGGTCGACCGGCGCCACGTAATATGCGCAATTCACCGTATTTTCGAGCACTCGACGGCATGCTCGTGGGCACTATGGCCATACCCGTCAACAATGGCGCCTTGAACACCGCGGGC ACACGTACGCCACCCAATCGCTTTCCCAACTCATCGTCGTTTTGCATTAATCGCATCACCGTGGCGCTTCACATGATCGACTGTGCCAACAATATTGCCGCCTATCTGGAAAATCCCGAAGTGGGTCTCAATAATCAATCGTTGGATATCTTACAACGCGGTCGCTGGACCATGGAATCCACTGTGGTCGAGGTGGGCGTCTCATCCACCGATAATCcacgcaacaacaatatcatcGACATGGTGCAGGATGCTGTCAATGCAGCACTGTCACGAAACACACCTGGACGCAACTACACAGTTGTCCAGCTGCCCACCGTCTATACGAATGAGGCAGGCGGCGATCCGCAGCAGGCGGCaaatgatgctgctgcagGCGGCGCTGGCAGCGATGTTGGTGAGGAgcccacagcagcagctgctgtgaTCATAGAGGACGTGATTGTGTCGGATGACGAGGCAGCCGATGATATTATGCCCATTCTGggagatgatgatgaagaaggTGCCGCAGCGGCTGCAACGCAAGCAACTGGCGCTGgtgcatcaacagcagcaactggcgATGCTGCCAATGCGGCTGGCTATGATGCCAACGGCGCCAATGGCTCGAATGTGGCTGTCACTGGCATTGGACCGCGTCGTCGCACACGTCCCCAGGTGCTGGCGAATGTGATACAACGATATCGCACGGTGCAAACGCGTTTGGCGCCCTTTGTCGATCGCTACTACGAGATACTCGAACAGGATCCCGCATTTGAGGAGGCGGAAGGCGGCGAGGAGGCAGGCCAGGGCGAGAATGTGGCACGCGACAATGCACAGCGGATCTTTGATCGCGTCTCGGAGGCATTCCATTATCTCTCGCATGCCCAGCATGCCATCTCCGATCTGATGTTGGATCTGTCGCAGCCTGGACCCCGGGTGCTCACCTGTCGTCCCATTCTCGTCGAGCAGAGTGGCTACATACGCTCGAACAATATGTTTGCGGCCAATCTGCCGGACATGGCTTCACCACATACGCATCCACATCCCCATCAGCATCCGCATGCTGCGACAGCAACTGGCTCTGTGGTCGCCATTCCCATCAATTCGCCACCGAATGTCGCAAATGCAACGGCGGATGCCCTGAGGAATGCTGCACAGGATGCTTTgtctgccgccgctgctgctggtggaCAGGCGAATGCTGCTGGTGGTTTCTGGGAATTGAGTCCCAACTTTGTCGAGGATCCCGTGGATCCACCGAATCAGCAACCATCGCCCTCCGATTTGG ATCCTTGGCGGCGCATGGTGGGTCTGCTCAACATGGCAGTAGGTGGACATGCACAGGCAGCAGCTGGAACTGATGGAGCGGCTGGAACAGGAACAGGCGATGCAGCTACCACCCAGTCTGGTGCAGCAAATGCGGCAGCCGGAGCTGGCGGGGCAGGCGGAGGCGCCGCAGCGACACTTGTGCCCAACATCATCTCCATCAATTTGCCTGTGCATCTGATGGCCACCGCAATGCATCCACAGGGACGCCAAGCacctgctgctgatgctggaGGCAATGcgacagctgcaacagcaacggcagcatctgcaacggcagcggcaacgggAACAAGTGAAGCAACTGGCGTCGCGGCATCCACATCGGGTGGCACACGCAGCGGAGGCGAACAGCGGGCCAACACTTTGCCCACAACGGCGACACAGACAAGGTCGACAGCTCGGCCGCAGATACAGAttggtggcaacaacaattgggcTGGCAGAATTGCCCCCACGCACACCGCCTTCGATCGCTTCTTGCCCTGCAACAGTCATCACATTCGCGAGCCTGCTCCCTTGCcccagaacaacaacaacaacacgagcaacaacaacagcaacgcaaaTACGAATGCCAACAGCGCCAGAAGCAATCGCAGAGCCGGCGACATCGATGCGGCTTCCATTG CTTTGGGTGGCATCGCTGACGTGGCCGTCACCGTCACAGCCAGTGTCCCTGGTGCCAATGCCAGCTCCACCTcttccccctcctcctcctcctcatcctcagCCTCCTCCTCATCCACAGGAGCCACAACAGCCGCCGGAGcagacgctgctgctgcctccgcCTCTgcctccagctccagttccgCAACCCAACCAACAACAGGAGCAACCACAATCAATGCGAGCAATCTGCGTGCTCAGCTCCGCCGGTTCCTTCATCACAGCGTCTTCGAGGAATTGCCCATCAATGAGGAGACGATGTCCACGGCTCTGGATCGTGCCCTCGAGTGGTTCAACGACAGTTTGCTGTATCTGCCGCAGTACGAACGACCGGAGTACAACTCCCGTGATTCTGTGTGCAACACGTTGCGTCAGAGCCTGCGTCTGGCCATCGAGCTATGCAGCACCAACTGCGAAGCGGATGCACAGTTCGAGCAGCGTCTCACACAGATTCGTGAACAGTTCCGCAAGCGGCTCTACAGCGTGCTTATCCTGTGCCTGGGCAGCGCCAATGCCGAGCTCTATTGGCGTCAGCTGATGCGGCTGCTCTTCGTGCCGCTGCGATCGA ATTTGCGCAATGAAGCCTTGCAGTTCCTGTGCAGTGTGATTGATCCCGAGATTCCAACGCACACGGACACCGCGGATGCCCAACAGTTCCTGGTGCTGCGCAATGCGCAGTCCACAACACCAGCCGATGCAGCT CAACCATTCGTTGCACCTCCACCGCTTGCCTTTCccgcacagcagcagcagcaatcgcagTCACAGACGGCGCTCGATAACGATGTGGAGATGGCCGAcgtggccagcagcagcaacagcagcagtgccACCGAACTGGACAAACCGCTGCCCGATGTCACCGTCGGCTCACAGCCCTGGCACAATAATTTCCCCAATGATTGGTTGCCCGTGATCACGCGTGACCTGCAAACCCAAACGGAG CAGAATCACCCGCAACCGCCTTACTCCGATGCCTACATATCTGGGATGTCAGCCAAGCGACGCAAAATCATTCAGACCGAGAAGCCATCGTCGAGCGTCGAATGCCTAATTGCCAGCGGTGTGCAACGTGCCATTCAAAGCACCGGATTGTCGGCACCCAATGGACCAGGTGGCGGTGGAGTGCCTGTCGTTAATCCCGATCTTGTGATTGGCGCAATTGCGCATGATGCTGCTGTCCAGGCCGCGTACACGGATGCGGTGCGAACGAATGCCCGCGAAAGGATCAAGCAGGACAACGATTATAAGCCAAGCAAATATCCGCAGATCGCCAAGTTCACAGAGCAAAAGTAG